A window of the Arthrobacter sp. Marseille-P9274 genome harbors these coding sequences:
- a CDS encoding type II toxin-antitoxin system RelE/ParE family toxin: MSESASAGNEPWKVEVTSPALKGFRRLPEKAAAAIVEFVTGALADNPHRLSKPLTNELLGMRTARRGDYRVLFTLDVEEHILYVHRIEHRSDVYKPR; encoded by the coding sequence GTGAGTGAGTCAGCCTCTGCCGGCAATGAACCATGGAAAGTCGAAGTCACCAGCCCCGCCCTTAAAGGGTTCCGGCGGCTGCCGGAAAAGGCGGCCGCCGCTATCGTCGAGTTCGTTACCGGGGCTCTCGCCGACAATCCCCACCGTCTCAGCAAACCTCTGACCAACGAACTGCTGGGCATGCGCACCGCGCGCCGTGGAGACTACCGCGTCCTGTTTACCCTTGACGTCGAAGAGCACATCCTGTATGTCCACAGGATTGAGCATCGTTCCGACGTCTACAAGCCACGGTGA
- a CDS encoding LysR family transcriptional regulator encodes MLILSEAPSAWEWKEAPRMSKGIDFRSSQGAPRTRLDLNLLEPLSVFLEERSVSMAAVRLRVSQPTASNLLAKLRRHFNDPLLVRQGNAYTLSSLALHLKEDLPSALQAVERITTAQMAFDPLSSSREFHILGTDYATARVGAPLLRLLATSAPNIRIRFDHVLAAHVDGAPDSLRDVDGMFLPHGYLAQQPHLNVLTDEWACVVACGAPEEPTPQQLLESPWIMTVSGRGAFTPAARQLQIAGIDPAVTTITPNFFVIPALLEGSDKVALMPRLLAEKVVHITETLRIVPPPIPLSPISEAFWWHPDKEHEPAHRWLRQQMSRACEPLLTSD; translated from the coding sequence ATGCTGATACTCAGTGAAGCCCCGTCCGCTTGGGAATGGAAAGAAGCGCCAAGGATGAGTAAGGGTATCGACTTCAGATCCTCGCAGGGGGCCCCCAGAACACGGTTGGACCTCAACCTGCTCGAGCCGCTCAGTGTCTTCCTAGAGGAAAGAAGCGTGAGCATGGCTGCGGTCAGGCTGAGAGTGAGCCAGCCAACTGCCTCAAACCTTCTGGCTAAGCTGCGCCGGCATTTCAACGATCCGCTGTTGGTACGGCAGGGGAACGCCTACACGCTGTCTTCGCTGGCGCTGCACCTCAAAGAGGATCTTCCGAGCGCTCTTCAGGCAGTGGAGCGGATAACGACGGCGCAAATGGCGTTCGATCCGCTGAGCAGTTCCCGGGAATTTCATATCCTGGGCACCGATTACGCCACTGCCCGAGTCGGAGCGCCTCTGCTGCGATTGCTGGCCACCTCGGCGCCGAACATCCGAATCCGTTTCGACCATGTCCTAGCTGCTCATGTCGACGGGGCACCGGATTCACTCCGGGACGTCGACGGAATGTTCCTCCCGCATGGCTACCTCGCCCAGCAACCCCATCTAAATGTCTTGACGGACGAATGGGCCTGCGTTGTGGCCTGTGGGGCTCCGGAGGAGCCAACACCGCAGCAACTTCTAGAGTCGCCCTGGATTATGACCGTCAGCGGCCGCGGCGCCTTCACCCCCGCCGCCCGGCAGTTGCAGATTGCGGGAATCGATCCCGCCGTCACCACCATTACACCGAATTTTTTCGTTATTCCCGCGTTGCTGGAGGGGTCGGACAAGGTGGCTTTGATGCCGCGCTTGTTGGCGGAGAAGGTCGTGCACATAACCGAGACGCTCCGGATTGTTCCGCCGCCTATTCCGCTTTCGCCGATTTCTGAAGCCTTTTGGTGGCATCCCGATAAGGAGCATGAACCGGCTCATAGATGGCTGCGACAGCAAATGTCGCGAGCATGTGAGCCTCTTTTGACCTCTGACTAA
- a CDS encoding cytochrome P450, whose translation MTTEAAQCPFHSASEALQPAKKPAFRPASRQSGGGAPGQDFPVAGWVDVDALATDPYPTYARLRAESPVAWVPRLKKFLVTDYAGCHEVEQDQSVFSANVSGATMNRAVGAQPMLRKDDPDHAADRLPVNPVLRPKSIRDVWGPVFARNTEIYLNALAEAGPNEADLNRDYAAPLASRNLSDLLGLKDVTVEQVRRWSHDFIAGMGNVLDDPAIWARCDASTAEADALLVELIPYYRRHPDASMISAWANSGLPAANVAANVKLTISGGMNEPQHMVTNMVWALSNHPEQRDQVLGNVSLWPAVFDEAVRWLSPIGMYPRETTRETVLNGVALPAGAGIGVVVASANHDTAHFGDTAAGFDINRPKRPHLAFGSGVHLCAGHWAAKTSIGQIAVPKAYERFPGLRVDDRRRESWDGWVFRGLTSLPVTWN comes from the coding sequence ATGACCACCGAAGCCGCCCAATGCCCGTTCCACAGCGCCTCCGAAGCGCTGCAGCCAGCGAAGAAGCCGGCGTTCAGGCCCGCCTCAAGACAGTCGGGGGGCGGCGCGCCCGGCCAGGACTTCCCGGTGGCCGGCTGGGTCGACGTCGATGCCCTGGCAACTGACCCTTACCCGACGTATGCCCGGCTTCGGGCCGAATCTCCGGTTGCGTGGGTGCCTCGCCTGAAAAAGTTTCTCGTCACCGACTACGCCGGGTGCCACGAGGTGGAACAGGACCAGAGCGTCTTCAGCGCCAACGTTTCGGGTGCGACCATGAACCGAGCGGTCGGGGCGCAGCCGATGCTTCGCAAGGACGACCCGGACCATGCCGCGGACCGCCTTCCGGTCAATCCGGTTCTACGGCCCAAGTCCATCCGCGATGTCTGGGGGCCGGTCTTCGCCCGCAACACGGAGATTTACCTCAATGCCTTGGCAGAAGCCGGCCCGAATGAAGCGGACCTGAACCGTGACTACGCCGCGCCGCTGGCCTCCCGGAACCTCAGTGACCTTTTGGGACTGAAGGACGTCACGGTGGAACAGGTGCGCCGCTGGTCCCATGACTTCATTGCCGGCATGGGGAACGTGTTGGACGACCCGGCTATCTGGGCGCGGTGTGACGCGTCGACCGCGGAGGCGGACGCCCTGCTTGTCGAACTGATTCCCTACTACCGGAGGCATCCGGACGCGTCGATGATCTCCGCCTGGGCCAACAGCGGCCTTCCCGCCGCGAACGTCGCGGCGAACGTCAAGCTCACCATTAGCGGCGGCATGAACGAACCCCAGCACATGGTCACCAACATGGTCTGGGCATTGAGCAACCATCCGGAACAGCGCGACCAGGTCCTCGGCAATGTTTCGCTGTGGCCGGCCGTGTTCGACGAGGCAGTCCGCTGGCTCTCGCCCATCGGCATGTATCCGCGCGAAACAACCCGCGAGACCGTACTGAATGGTGTTGCCCTTCCGGCCGGGGCCGGGATCGGCGTAGTCGTCGCCTCAGCTAACCATGACACCGCCCACTTCGGCGACACCGCTGCCGGTTTCGACATCAATCGCCCCAAGCGCCCGCACCTTGCCTTCGGCAGCGGCGTCCACCTCTGCGCCGGACACTGGGCGGCCAAAACCTCGATCGGACAAATCGCCGTCCCGAAAGCCTACGAGCGGTTTCCCGGCCTGCGGGTTGATGACCGGCGCCGGGAAAGCTGGGACGGCTGGGTCTTCCGCGGCCTGACCAGTCTGCCGGTCACCTGGAATTAG
- a CDS encoding ATP-binding protein → MNPCASWAKNSALLQVLDQRGSGLIITVDEIHAADRNELAHLAASIQHFIRDSLPIGLVFAGLPAAVSDLLNEGVATFLRRADKIDLHAAAIRDVEKSFGETFQGASFHIDPGLIREAAEATGGYPFLIQLVGYFLWREAEAGNGTVTPEAAGRAIEAADRRNARMVIEAARSALSPKDLEFLDAMAQDDGPSIMGDIARRLDAKPPLASNYRTRLVAAGLIEPSGYGRVDFAIPGLRKYLRSKPLP, encoded by the coding sequence GTGAATCCATGCGCGTCATGGGCGAAGAACTCGGCTCTCCTGCAGGTCCTGGATCAACGAGGCTCCGGGCTGATCATCACCGTTGATGAGATCCACGCCGCAGACCGCAACGAACTCGCCCACCTCGCCGCCAGCATCCAGCACTTCATCCGCGATTCGCTGCCGATCGGCTTGGTCTTCGCGGGACTGCCCGCGGCGGTTTCGGACTTACTCAATGAAGGCGTGGCAACGTTTCTCCGCCGGGCGGACAAGATCGACCTCCATGCCGCGGCAATCCGCGACGTGGAGAAGTCCTTCGGTGAGACATTCCAAGGCGCCAGCTTCCACATCGACCCTGGCCTGATCCGCGAAGCGGCGGAGGCCACCGGCGGCTATCCCTTCCTCATCCAGCTCGTCGGCTACTTTCTGTGGCGCGAAGCCGAGGCTGGCAACGGCACCGTGACGCCAGAGGCAGCCGGCAGGGCCATCGAAGCGGCTGACAGGCGCAACGCGCGCATGGTGATTGAGGCGGCACGGTCAGCCCTCTCCCCCAAGGACCTGGAGTTCCTGGATGCAATGGCACAGGACGACGGCCCCTCCATCATGGGTGACATCGCAAGGCGCCTCGACGCGAAGCCGCCCCTGGCCTCCAACTACCGCACCCGGCTCGTCGCCGCGGGGCTTATCGAACCTTCCGGCTACGGCAGGGTCGACTTCGCCATTCCCGGCCTTCGCAAATACTTACGCTCCAAGCCACTCCCCTAA
- a CDS encoding 2Fe-2S iron-sulfur cluster-binding protein, with translation MPTITFIQPNGSAQTLQVQEGTTLMRAAVSNGVDGIVGECGGQAMCATCHVYVHPEHTGTLPPVSEDEDEMLDCTVAERDDRSRLGCQITVGAHLQMIVVDVPSDQV, from the coding sequence ATGCCCACCATCACGTTCATCCAGCCGAACGGTTCCGCACAGACCCTCCAGGTCCAGGAAGGGACAACCCTGATGCGCGCCGCCGTCAGCAACGGCGTTGACGGCATCGTCGGCGAATGCGGCGGCCAGGCGATGTGCGCGACCTGCCACGTCTACGTCCACCCGGAGCACACCGGAACGCTTCCCCCGGTTAGTGAGGACGAGGACGAGATGCTCGACTGCACTGTCGCCGAACGAGACGACCGTTCCCGGCTCGGCTGCCAGATCACTGTCGGCGCGCACCTGCAGATGATCGTTGTCGACGTCCCGTCGGACCAGGTCTGA
- a CDS encoding fumarylacetoacetate hydrolase family protein, which yields MTVHFAIGTFHDGVSTFPGLVIDEAVYDISNVLSGVVDTATLLQGWQRNFDALSRFAEDQQRRAEVAAVPLVGLQILPPVRPMGQLLAAGANYRQHVIEITVAHRLGDPNSSEDELREQAAREVDERARTGEPYVWVGATSGVCGANDDVILPSVGSDHDWELELGVMIGSEAYQVPEGEAMGHIAGYTICNDLTTRSLVPRKDIPMMGTDWMRSKNHPTFFPTGPYLVPAAFVPDPHNLEISLALNGKVMQKGHTGDMIFSIPKLISYISSLIALRPGDMIITGSPQGNGSHWGRFLRDGDVMESTITGLGTQRNKVRGPLRN from the coding sequence ATGACCGTCCACTTCGCGATCGGCACTTTTCACGATGGCGTGTCGACCTTCCCCGGGCTTGTTATAGATGAAGCCGTCTATGACATCTCCAACGTGCTCTCCGGAGTCGTCGATACGGCCACACTTCTGCAAGGCTGGCAGCGGAATTTTGATGCCCTCAGCCGCTTCGCGGAAGACCAGCAGCGGCGCGCTGAGGTGGCCGCAGTGCCGTTGGTTGGGCTGCAGATCCTGCCGCCGGTCAGGCCCATGGGCCAATTGCTAGCAGCGGGCGCCAACTACCGTCAGCACGTCATCGAGATCACGGTCGCGCACAGGCTCGGTGACCCAAATTCTTCCGAAGACGAGCTTCGGGAACAGGCTGCCCGGGAAGTGGATGAACGCGCGCGCACCGGCGAACCGTACGTGTGGGTCGGTGCCACATCAGGAGTGTGTGGAGCGAACGACGACGTTATCCTTCCCAGCGTCGGATCTGACCACGACTGGGAGCTTGAACTCGGCGTCATGATTGGCAGCGAGGCATACCAGGTGCCCGAAGGCGAGGCCATGGGCCACATTGCCGGATACACCATCTGCAACGACCTGACGACCCGAAGCCTGGTACCCAGAAAAGACATTCCGATGATGGGCACCGACTGGATGCGTTCAAAAAACCATCCGACGTTCTTCCCCACCGGACCGTATCTGGTCCCCGCCGCGTTCGTCCCGGATCCGCACAACCTGGAGATTTCGCTGGCGTTGAACGGCAAAGTCATGCAGAAGGGTCACACCGGGGACATGATCTTCAGCATCCCCAAGCTAATCTCTTACATCTCCTCGCTCATAGCCCTGCGTCCCGGAGACATGATCATCACCGGGTCCCCGCAAGGAAACGGCTCGCACTGGGGCCGCTTCCTCCGCGACGGAGACGTCATGGAAAGCACCATCACAGGCCTAGGCACCCAACGCAACAAGGTCCGCGGCCCGCTGCGGAACTGA
- a CDS encoding ABC transporter substrate-binding protein, whose amino-acid sequence MTQTLKETYFVPPVPLAVAKHLRYFEEAGLEVDSKTTRSSNQQREDLLSGERDVAVTAIDNLLIWNEPSDDFRLIAQVEQTTSLAIYARPGLQSIGDLAGTRFAVDAATNGFAIVARHLLADAGVGDVDLVEIGGVRERLSALLDGQADATLLGPPLDEMADQAGLVKLLAANGLLGEYPGQGLVVRTSRIPELRLLLRTYLSSLSRAVDWSNRATPETGIAILRDAGFGGRSSETGWETRPSHLVPSDAGLQLLIQMRQGLDLLPASFRGIESMCDPSILQEVLGDEIDPGQQSVPAVTSAMATQASAPDLSDERQN is encoded by the coding sequence ATGACACAAACGCTCAAAGAAACCTACTTCGTACCTCCGGTTCCTCTCGCCGTGGCCAAGCACCTTCGATACTTCGAGGAAGCCGGGCTTGAGGTGGATTCGAAGACCACTCGGTCCAGCAACCAGCAGCGCGAGGACCTGCTCAGCGGAGAACGGGACGTGGCAGTAACGGCCATCGACAATCTGTTGATCTGGAACGAGCCGTCGGACGACTTCCGGCTGATAGCGCAGGTCGAACAAACGACGTCGCTTGCCATCTACGCGCGCCCTGGACTGCAAAGCATCGGAGATCTAGCGGGAACCCGCTTTGCGGTAGACGCCGCAACCAACGGGTTTGCCATCGTAGCCCGCCACCTACTTGCAGATGCCGGAGTAGGAGATGTCGACTTGGTGGAAATCGGCGGGGTACGCGAACGCCTGTCCGCGCTGCTGGACGGACAGGCGGATGCCACCCTGCTGGGCCCTCCCTTGGATGAGATGGCAGACCAGGCAGGGCTGGTGAAACTGCTGGCCGCGAACGGCCTGCTCGGCGAGTACCCGGGGCAAGGCTTGGTGGTGCGCACCTCCCGCATTCCTGAGCTCAGGCTTCTGTTGCGGACATATCTGTCCTCCTTGTCCAGGGCCGTTGACTGGTCAAACCGTGCCACCCCTGAGACCGGAATCGCCATACTTCGCGATGCCGGCTTTGGCGGGAGGTCTTCCGAGACCGGGTGGGAGACCAGACCGTCCCACCTGGTTCCTTCGGACGCCGGACTGCAGCTACTAATCCAAATGCGCCAGGGGCTCGATCTCCTTCCTGCCTCGTTCCGAGGCATCGAGTCAATGTGTGATCCCTCGATACTTCAGGAAGTCCTAGGGGACGAAATCGACCCAGGACAACAGTCAGTTCCAGCGGTCACGTCTGCGATGGCGACGCAGGCATCCGCGCCGGACCTGAGCGATGAAAGGCAAAACTGA
- a CDS encoding LysR family transcriptional regulator codes for MARFTLRQLELFAALPDHATLGSAARALHVSESALSHALTELETAVGEQLCVRRKARGMHLTPTGRHFALRAREILRATDTLVGDLGEMNGDLKGPVALGCYTGLASNVLPAVLEGIGRLHPGVEASITVGDHADLLPALEDGSLDIAIVYDIGLPAALQRRVVYETEVMAVFAESDPLAGEDDVDLAELTTKPLIMLDTAPSTGYTQLMFAQRGLTPRLGAVVPQIDLVRAMVGRGLGYSLLMSRPNQIPVSTEGLGIVTRRLRPRSGMTSVTAVWPADIRLSTRSRAVVDYAVEVLEAAEPH; via the coding sequence ATGGCTAGGTTCACCCTGCGCCAACTGGAGCTATTCGCCGCGCTACCGGACCACGCCACTCTCGGCTCAGCCGCCCGGGCCCTGCACGTGTCGGAGTCCGCGCTGTCCCATGCGCTGACCGAACTGGAAACCGCAGTCGGCGAGCAGCTGTGCGTACGGAGAAAGGCCCGTGGCATGCATTTGACGCCCACGGGGCGGCACTTTGCCCTGAGGGCGCGGGAGATACTCAGGGCCACGGACACACTGGTCGGCGACCTCGGGGAGATGAACGGCGATCTTAAGGGTCCGGTAGCGCTGGGATGCTACACGGGCCTGGCCAGTAATGTCCTGCCGGCCGTGCTGGAAGGTATCGGCCGGCTTCATCCCGGAGTCGAGGCCAGTATCACCGTCGGGGATCACGCCGACCTGCTGCCCGCCTTAGAAGACGGGTCGCTGGACATCGCGATCGTCTACGACATCGGCCTGCCCGCCGCCCTGCAGCGCAGGGTTGTCTACGAGACAGAAGTCATGGCGGTCTTCGCGGAATCCGATCCCCTGGCAGGCGAGGATGACGTGGATCTTGCCGAACTGACCACGAAGCCGTTGATCATGCTGGACACCGCCCCCAGCACCGGATACACCCAGCTGATGTTCGCGCAGCGCGGGCTCACGCCCCGGCTCGGCGCCGTCGTCCCCCAGATCGACCTTGTTCGGGCGATGGTCGGACGCGGGCTGGGCTACAGCCTCCTCATGTCACGCCCAAACCAAATCCCGGTATCGACTGAAGGCCTCGGTATCGTTACCCGGCGCCTCCGCCCCCGCAGCGGCATGACCTCGGTGACAGCCGTGTGGCCAGCGGACATAAGACTCAGCACCCGCTCCCGCGCCGTCGTCGACTACGCCGTCGAAGTCCTCGAAGCAGCCGAACCCCATTGA
- a CDS encoding type II toxin-antitoxin system Phd/YefM family antitoxin, which translates to MRTVPLSEAKDKLSALVEEADRTHEIIQITRHGHPSAVLMSADDLESLQETIHWLSQPGIREDLEQARRDIAEGSTVSGDDLRREFGLPPR; encoded by the coding sequence ATGAGGACGGTGCCGCTGAGCGAAGCCAAGGACAAGCTGTCCGCGCTGGTCGAAGAGGCGGACAGGACGCACGAGATCATTCAGATCACCAGACACGGGCACCCTTCCGCGGTGCTCATGTCCGCCGATGACCTGGAGTCCCTACAGGAAACCATCCACTGGCTCTCACAGCCCGGCATTAGGGAAGATCTTGAACAGGCCAGGCGCGACATTGCGGAAGGCAGCACGGTCAGCGGTGATGACCTGCGCCGCGAGTTCGGACTTCCGCCGAGGTGA
- a CDS encoding VOC family protein, which produces MIQLLSHLSHIEIYATDLEESVRYYEEQVGLRVVDRADGKVYLRCWGDYYAYSVVLVQGDEPGMVSMAWRTSSEEALQEAVRRVDATAYAGEWKEAGAGLGPSYVFTGPFGHVMQLFWEVELYKAEGSLASVYPDRPSKRNDRGVAPRQLDHVTIASPDIKGFATWYNEVLGFRIMAYAGFENPSITFFGVLTTNEKSHDLGILLDASDRPGRIHHYAFWVDNQAELARAADLLMENGTPMEFGPGVHGIGEQDYLYFREASGLRIEVNTGGYRNYVPDWKPNRWTPELGANDFYCNRELPQSMLEAFPPANAPTATEQGLVPGSEAELIQKAALQKPAFQN; this is translated from the coding sequence ATGATCCAGCTCCTTTCCCACCTGTCCCACATCGAGATCTACGCGACGGATTTGGAAGAGTCTGTCCGCTACTACGAAGAGCAGGTCGGACTGCGTGTAGTCGACCGCGCCGACGGCAAGGTCTACCTGCGGTGCTGGGGCGACTACTACGCCTACAGCGTCGTTCTGGTCCAGGGCGACGAACCCGGCATGGTTTCCATGGCCTGGCGCACCTCCAGCGAGGAAGCACTTCAGGAAGCAGTCCGCAGGGTCGATGCCACAGCGTATGCTGGTGAATGGAAGGAAGCCGGTGCGGGCCTTGGGCCTTCCTATGTTTTCACCGGCCCCTTCGGACACGTGATGCAACTCTTCTGGGAGGTCGAGCTGTACAAAGCTGAGGGCAGCCTCGCTTCCGTGTACCCGGACCGGCCCTCAAAGCGCAACGACCGCGGTGTCGCTCCCCGCCAGTTGGACCATGTCACGATCGCCTCCCCCGACATCAAGGGATTCGCAACGTGGTACAACGAGGTGCTCGGGTTCCGCATCATGGCGTACGCGGGTTTCGAAAACCCCAGCATCACCTTCTTCGGTGTGCTGACCACCAACGAGAAGTCGCACGACCTGGGGATACTGCTGGATGCCTCCGACCGCCCCGGCCGCATCCATCACTACGCGTTCTGGGTAGACAACCAGGCCGAGTTGGCACGCGCGGCCGACCTACTCATGGAGAACGGGACACCGATGGAGTTCGGTCCTGGCGTCCACGGGATCGGCGAGCAGGATTACCTCTACTTCCGCGAGGCCAGCGGCCTGCGCATTGAAGTCAACACCGGCGGCTACCGCAATTATGTGCCGGACTGGAAGCCCAACCGGTGGACCCCTGAGCTGGGCGCCAACGACTTCTACTGCAACCGGGAGTTGCCCCAGTCCATGCTTGAGGCCTTCCCTCCGGCCAACGCACCGACTGCCACCGAACAGGGGCTCGTCCCAGGCAGCGAAGCCGAACTGATCCAGAAAGCCGCGCTCCAGAAGCCGGCTTTCCAGAATTAG
- a CDS encoding DUF4913 domain-containing protein, protein MFGSAEEFLQEQLLPTYVRDVDDRSAKWCMEWYFHPEAVSRVEALWRAWEHLRLDGATGISVWWRDHADHHMRILLDPQGPFYNCDRSGHRDPEHLEPKKAPEGWFPDVRSCVRAN, encoded by the coding sequence GTGTTCGGCTCGGCCGAGGAGTTCCTCCAAGAGCAGTTGCTGCCCACCTACGTCCGGGACGTCGACGACAGAAGCGCCAAATGGTGCATGGAATGGTACTTCCACCCCGAGGCCGTCTCCCGCGTAGAAGCGCTCTGGCGGGCCTGGGAACACCTGCGCCTGGATGGCGCCACCGGCATCAGCGTGTGGTGGCGCGACCACGCTGACCACCACATGCGCATCCTCCTCGACCCCCAAGGCCCCTTCTACAACTGCGACAGGTCAGGACACCGCGACCCCGAACACCTCGAACCGAAGAAAGCACCTGAAGGATGGTTCCCGGACGTGCGTAGCTGCGTTCGGGCCAACTGA
- a CDS encoding TraG/TraD/VirD4 family protein — MAIAEAMEERAERRGGPLDAPALFALDELANVVRWAGLPNQFSHYGSKGLIVMAILQSWSQGVELWGEANMRKIWSAANIREHQGLRRAVAEEGFLRALSDLIGDYSYTAQGSRRSLHQNQQPSRRRHGHASKHGRTLCNQLLGHQVGERDVSGNRTVR, encoded by the coding sequence GTGGCGATCGCCGAGGCGATGGAGGAACGTGCCGAACGCCGTGGCGGCCCGCTGGATGCGCCCGCGCTGTTTGCCTTGGATGAGCTGGCCAACGTGGTCCGGTGGGCCGGGCTGCCGAACCAGTTCAGCCACTACGGCTCGAAAGGCCTGATCGTGATGGCGATCCTGCAGTCCTGGTCGCAAGGCGTCGAACTCTGGGGTGAGGCGAACATGCGCAAGATCTGGTCTGCCGCGAACATCCGCGAACATCAAGGTCTACGGCGGGCAGTGGCCGAAGAAGGCTTCCTCCGGGCACTCTCCGACCTGATCGGGGACTACAGCTACACCGCACAAGGAAGCCGTCGAAGCCTCCATCAAAACCAACAGCCCTCAAGGCGAAGACACGGACATGCCAGTAAACATGGGCGGACCCTCTGCAACCAACTTCTGGGTCACCAGGTAGGAGAACGCGATGTCAGTGGAAATCGGACTGTTCGCTGA
- a CDS encoding ABC transporter permease — protein sequence MSSRLVRLIVPALLPIVLILAWWYASEGGSSIFFPPLSQILERFQELWLFALVPEHVVPSLQSILWGLGISIVLGVGLGVLLGLNGYVATAVNPVLQFLRYLPAVALLPLAIQLIGIGQEMRVTIIVLGALWPILLNTIDGVRGISPGLVDVARSNRLRPFDWIFRVVIPSASPQIFAGIRASLAVSVILMFASELLGASRGIGYFILEAQRQFSLPEMWSGMILLGIIGYALNVVLMAIEYFALAWHRKARI from the coding sequence ATGAGCTCACGGCTCGTACGGCTCATAGTGCCGGCTTTGTTGCCCATCGTCCTCATCCTCGCGTGGTGGTACGCCAGCGAGGGCGGCTCCTCGATCTTCTTCCCCCCGCTGTCGCAGATCCTGGAGAGGTTCCAAGAACTGTGGCTGTTCGCGCTGGTCCCGGAACACGTCGTACCAAGTCTTCAGTCGATTCTCTGGGGACTCGGGATCTCGATCGTGCTCGGCGTGGGGCTGGGGGTGCTTCTCGGCCTTAACGGTTACGTCGCTACCGCCGTGAACCCGGTCCTGCAGTTCCTTCGCTACCTCCCGGCGGTCGCGTTGCTGCCGCTGGCCATTCAGCTGATCGGCATCGGTCAGGAAATGCGGGTCACCATCATCGTGCTGGGCGCGCTGTGGCCGATTCTGCTCAACACGATTGACGGTGTTCGCGGGATTTCCCCCGGCCTGGTCGACGTCGCAAGATCCAATCGACTGAGGCCCTTCGACTGGATCTTTCGCGTCGTCATCCCCAGCGCGAGTCCGCAAATCTTCGCCGGGATCCGCGCGAGCCTCGCCGTTTCCGTCATCTTGATGTTCGCCAGCGAACTGTTGGGAGCGTCCCGCGGGATCGGTTACTTCATCCTTGAGGCCCAGCGGCAGTTCTCGCTGCCGGAAATGTGGTCGGGAATGATCCTGCTCGGGATCATCGGCTACGCCTTGAACGTCGTCCTGATGGCGATCGAATACTTCGCACTCGCGTGGCACCGAAAGGCACGGATATGA
- a CDS encoding ABC transporter ATP-binding protein, which yields MQATKTPVLEAINVSKSYGEKQVLTDVSFSAAEGEFVCIVGPSGTGKTTLLRTLSALGTANSGEVRVNGTAITRPPAEVSVVFQDYSRSLMPWMRVGKNIELPLRRYTLSPAERAMRVTEALRDVGLEHAKDLYPWEMSGGMQQRAAIARSLAYRPQVLIMDEPFASVDAQTRADLEDLMLDIRARLGVTIVLVTHDIEEAVYLGDKVIVLSGRPASVSATVDVPLGRTRDQISTKSRPDYLELRAKIHAMIMQSPSSVSG from the coding sequence ATGCAAGCCACCAAAACCCCGGTGCTCGAAGCCATCAACGTCAGCAAATCTTACGGCGAGAAGCAGGTGCTAACCGACGTCTCCTTCTCCGCAGCGGAGGGAGAGTTCGTCTGCATCGTGGGACCGTCCGGGACGGGAAAAACCACGCTGCTCAGAACACTGTCGGCGCTTGGCACCGCCAATTCGGGCGAGGTGCGCGTCAACGGCACGGCAATCACCCGCCCTCCGGCGGAAGTGTCGGTTGTCTTCCAGGACTACAGCCGCTCGCTGATGCCGTGGATGCGCGTGGGCAAGAACATCGAGCTGCCGCTCCGCCGCTACACGCTGTCGCCAGCCGAGCGGGCCATGCGTGTAACCGAGGCGCTACGCGATGTTGGACTGGAGCACGCCAAGGACCTCTATCCGTGGGAGATGTCTGGAGGGATGCAGCAGCGCGCCGCCATCGCGCGGTCGCTGGCGTACCGCCCGCAGGTCCTGATCATGGATGAGCCGTTTGCCTCCGTGGACGCCCAGACCCGTGCGGACCTTGAGGACCTGATGCTCGACATTCGGGCACGCCTCGGCGTGACAATCGTGCTGGTCACGCACGATATCGAGGAAGCCGTCTATCTGGGCGACAAGGTCATCGTCCTGTCGGGCCGGCCCGCCTCGGTCTCGGCCACCGTGGACGTTCCGCTCGGCCGCACCCGGGACCAAATCAGCACGAAGTCCCGCCCCGATTACCTGGAACTCCGTGCCAAGATCCACGCCATGATCATGCAAAGCCCGAGCTCCGTTTCCGGCTGA